In one Shewanella loihica PV-4 genomic region, the following are encoded:
- a CDS encoding DEAD/DEAH box helicase, which yields MQGILSYYKQCFAHDSAEINLWSCHKLAEQDQLLLQGEDELASGFLPRLPLPHTLASTLMNRSALYLRERVLLHCSLFFSGTLELNGERRKVVTPLLYRECQIQADGDEIFLQASESLTGQNPFTINEALLEKLVVEGHSLTQDLRDNPTDVSGWIAWLRAGQADVDATQLLHFPKLIDEEVFEGLRRKRKGFLVSRSQLVLAERSLASRGILHELDLLMATPDLSPPLQALFAEQQPSPQSKRQVTTQQDCLPGLLSNAQMQALNIAANHTLGQISGPPGTGKSYTIATIAAEQILRGKSVLIAAHTDVAVDVIADKLQQQFQLGSSLIRAGSPQFIKQLKSQVDDMLNGIHPVANKKVTDIALQKAYKQLEIVTRQQAKLEQSFTRHCKRAIGRGQKLARLEQQKSRWRLPCYNWFYRGGIRRFSRQWEVLDSLNGLIAQKEKLSLEYLQLATSHRQSRLLQNKRSSLVNFAKAIRARQSAKQLEAFYNTDFSALQQTFPIWLSSLANLHRVMPLQQEMFDLVIIDEATQANIAECLPALQRAKAALVVGDSKQLRHFSFLSREKQASIQTQLGIAPDRRGLLSYRDASMLDLVSGSLSGQAQVAFLDEHFRSKPELIQFSNQAFYQNALKVMQHRPCTSSGHLHRIQVDGMRDAKGVNLLEAEALMDKLAKLIEEQADALVPSSIGVLSCFRHQTEYLSKQIIARFSLAQIERHQLRIATPFGFQGEERDIMLLSFSVTAQDSRAAAYLNRADMFNVAITRAKQAQWLFLSLDETALPNNNLLAKYLTSATQFEAKHNYVDALDEFGQSVTQALEAKGITVWRAYHMAGLELDILCRYGDQYLAIDLIGYPGPWEDFFEVNLYKLLQRAGVSLMPLSYGLWSQQQALCIDHICKQFGIAPTQEVA from the coding sequence TTGCAAGGGATTCTGAGCTACTACAAACAGTGCTTTGCGCACGACAGCGCCGAGATCAACCTCTGGTCGTGTCATAAGCTGGCCGAGCAAGATCAGCTGCTGCTACAGGGTGAAGATGAGCTTGCCAGTGGCTTCCTCCCCCGTCTCCCCTTGCCCCACACCTTAGCCTCGACGTTAATGAACCGCAGCGCCCTCTATCTGCGTGAGCGGGTATTGCTGCATTGCAGCCTGTTCTTTAGCGGCACCTTAGAGCTCAATGGCGAGAGGCGTAAGGTGGTTACACCGCTGCTCTATCGCGAGTGCCAGATACAGGCCGATGGCGATGAGATCTTTCTGCAGGCCAGCGAGTCATTAACCGGCCAAAACCCATTTACCATCAACGAGGCGCTACTGGAAAAACTCGTGGTGGAAGGCCATAGCCTGACCCAGGATCTGCGCGATAACCCCACCGACGTGAGCGGCTGGATAGCCTGGCTGCGCGCCGGACAAGCCGATGTGGATGCCACCCAGCTACTGCATTTTCCCAAGCTGATTGATGAAGAGGTATTTGAAGGCTTAAGGCGCAAACGCAAAGGCTTTCTGGTAAGTCGCAGCCAGCTGGTGCTGGCCGAGCGATCCCTGGCCAGTCGCGGCATACTGCATGAACTCGACCTATTGATGGCGACACCAGATCTTTCCCCGCCGCTACAGGCCCTGTTTGCCGAGCAACAGCCATCGCCCCAAAGCAAACGACAGGTCACAACCCAGCAAGATTGCCTGCCGGGACTGCTGAGTAATGCCCAGATGCAGGCGCTGAATATCGCCGCCAACCACACCCTAGGGCAGATCTCAGGCCCACCCGGCACGGGCAAAAGCTACACCATAGCCACCATAGCTGCCGAGCAGATATTGCGCGGCAAGTCGGTGCTGATCGCCGCCCACACAGATGTTGCCGTGGACGTGATAGCCGATAAGTTGCAGCAACAGTTTCAGCTGGGCAGCAGCCTGATCCGCGCCGGTTCGCCGCAATTTATCAAGCAGCTCAAGTCCCAGGTGGACGACATGCTCAACGGCATTCATCCCGTCGCCAACAAGAAGGTAACTGACATCGCGCTGCAGAAGGCCTACAAGCAGCTCGAAATAGTGACCAGACAGCAAGCCAAGCTGGAACAGAGCTTTACCCGCCATTGCAAACGCGCCATAGGTCGCGGCCAGAAGCTGGCGAGGCTCGAGCAGCAAAAATCCCGCTGGCGCCTGCCCTGCTATAACTGGTTCTATCGCGGCGGCATTAGGCGCTTCTCCCGCCAGTGGGAGGTGCTCGACAGCTTAAATGGCCTGATAGCGCAGAAAGAGAAACTCAGCCTTGAGTATCTACAGCTGGCCACAAGCCACAGACAAAGCCGCCTGCTGCAAAACAAGCGCAGCTCCCTGGTTAACTTTGCCAAGGCGATACGGGCGCGTCAGTCGGCGAAACAGCTGGAGGCCTTCTACAACACGGACTTCTCGGCGCTGCAGCAGACCTTTCCCATCTGGTTATCCAGCCTCGCCAACCTGCACAGGGTAATGCCCCTGCAGCAGGAGATGTTCGATCTGGTGATCATCGACGAGGCCACCCAGGCCAATATTGCCGAGTGTCTGCCCGCCCTGCAGCGCGCCAAGGCGGCGCTTGTGGTGGGCGACAGCAAACAGCTGAGACACTTCTCATTTCTGTCTCGCGAGAAACAAGCCAGCATTCAAACCCAGCTCGGTATAGCACCGGACAGACGCGGACTGCTGAGCTATCGCGATGCCAGCATGCTCGACCTAGTATCTGGCTCGTTGAGCGGCCAGGCCCAGGTTGCCTTTCTGGACGAGCACTTTCGCAGCAAGCCAGAGCTTATCCAGTTCAGTAATCAGGCCTTCTATCAAAATGCCCTCAAGGTGATGCAGCACAGGCCCTGCACCAGCTCGGGACACTTGCACAGAATTCAGGTTGATGGGATGCGCGACGCCAAGGGAGTAAACCTCCTCGAGGCCGAGGCCTTGATGGACAAGCTAGCCAAGCTTATCGAGGAACAGGCCGATGCCTTGGTGCCCTCTAGCATCGGGGTGCTCTCCTGTTTTCGACATCAGACAGAGTATCTGTCGAAGCAGATCATAGCCCGGTTCAGCCTGGCACAGATAGAACGTCATCAGCTGCGGATCGCCACGCCTTTTGGCTTTCAAGGCGAGGAACGCGACATCATGCTGCTCTCCTTCAGCGTGACTGCACAAGACAGTCGCGCCGCGGCCTACCTTAACCGCGCCGATATGTTTAACGTGGCTATCACCCGCGCCAAACAGGCCCAGTGGCTATTTTTGTCATTGGATGAAACGGCGCTGCCTAACAATAATCTGCTGGCCAAATACCTCACCTCGGCGACCCAGTTTGAGGCCAAACACAACTATGTCGATGCGTTAGATGAGTTTGGTCAGTCGGTGACCCAGGCGCTGGAGGCAAAAGGCATCACAGTGTGGCGTGCCTACCATATGGCGGGGCTGGAGCTGGATATCCTCTGCCGTTACGGCGACCAGTATCTGGCGATAGACTTAATCGGCTATCCCGGCCCCTGGGAGGACTTCTTCGAGGTTAACCTCTACAAGCTACTGCAGCGCGCCGGCGTCAGCCTGATGCCGCTAAGCTACGGCCTGTGGAGCCAACAGCAAGCCCTGTGTATCGACCACATCTGTAAGCAGTTCGGTATAGCGCCAACCCAAGAGGTCGCTTGA